In a single window of the Prochlorococcus marinus str. AS9601 genome:
- a CDS encoding helix-turn-helix domain-containing protein, giving the protein MQMVEEEVNNIDMMGLSAREMEIIDLVADGLTNQEIAVKLTISKRTVDNHVSNMFTKTGSKNRVALLNWAMDNGKICRDGFNCCTLPDSDQD; this is encoded by the coding sequence ATGCAAATGGTTGAAGAAGAAGTAAACAACATTGATATGATGGGTCTCTCAGCAAGAGAGATGGAAATCATTGATCTCGTAGCTGATGGACTTACAAATCAAGAAATTGCGGTAAAACTTACTATTAGTAAAAGAACTGTTGATAATCATGTAAGTAATATGTTTACAAAAACTGGTTCTAAAAACAGAGTTGCACTTTTGAATTGGGCAATGGACAACGGCAAGATTTGTAGAGATGGATTTAATTGTTGTACACTCCCAGACTCTGATCAAGATTAG
- a CDS encoding methylenetetrahydrofolate reductase has protein sequence MKSKLQKTLEKKSKVITAELMPPRGGSPIRSLKIAQLLKDKVHAVNITDGSRAVMRMCSLAMSKLLLENGIEPVMQISCRDRNKIALQSDILGANALGIRNILCITGDSVKAGDQQNAKAVHEFESVRLLQQIQAFNKGIDPTLGELCDKKTFIFAGAAADPNCRNKRSLENRMRKKKEAGAGFIQTQMVMEKENLIEFCEKISKPLEIPVIAGVFLLKSYKNALFINKYVPGANIPENILKRLKDAKEPLQEGIKIAAEQAHDFMNIANGVHLMAVKAEHLIPEIIEKANLSLEY, from the coding sequence TTGAAATCAAAACTTCAGAAGACTTTAGAAAAAAAATCTAAGGTAATAACGGCAGAGTTAATGCCGCCAAGAGGTGGAAGCCCCATAAGATCTCTTAAGATAGCACAACTTTTGAAAGATAAGGTACATGCTGTTAACATTACCGATGGAAGTAGAGCTGTAATGAGAATGTGCAGCTTGGCAATGTCTAAACTATTACTGGAAAATGGCATAGAACCAGTAATGCAAATTTCTTGCAGAGATCGTAATAAAATTGCTTTACAATCAGACATTCTTGGAGCAAATGCTTTAGGAATTAGAAACATCTTATGCATTACCGGTGATTCAGTAAAAGCTGGGGATCAACAAAATGCCAAGGCCGTACATGAGTTTGAGTCTGTTAGATTACTTCAACAAATTCAGGCTTTCAATAAAGGAATTGATCCTACCCTAGGAGAACTTTGCGATAAAAAAACATTTATTTTTGCAGGTGCTGCTGCTGATCCAAATTGCAGAAATAAAAGAAGTCTCGAAAATAGAATGAGAAAGAAAAAAGAGGCTGGAGCTGGATTTATACAAACTCAAATGGTTATGGAAAAAGAAAATTTGATAGAGTTTTGTGAAAAAATTAGCAAGCCTCTTGAAATTCCCGTAATTGCAGGAGTATTCCTATTGAAGTCTTACAAAAACGCTCTCTTTATAAACAAATACGTTCCAGGTGCAAACATCCCAGAAAATATCTTAAAGCGTCTTAAAGATGCTAAAGAGCCATTACAAGAAGGCATTAAAATTGCAGCTGAACAAGCTCATGATTTTATGAATATCGCAAATGGTGTTCATTTAATGGCCGTAAAAGCAGAGCACTTAATTCCCGAGATTATTGAAAAAGCTAATCTTAGTCTGGAATATTAA
- a CDS encoding nucleotidyltransferase family protein: MKAMILAAGKGTRVQPITHVIPKPMIPILQKPVMEFLLELLREHNFKEIMVNVSHLAEEIENYFRDGQRFGVEIAYSFEGRIEDGELIGDALGSAGGLKKIQDFQNFFDETFVVLCGDALVDLDLTQAVKKHKQKGAIASLITKKVTKDQVSSYGVVVSDENGRIKAFQEKPTVDQALSDSINTGIYLFEPEIFNYIPSAEKFDIGADLFPKLVEMDLPFFALPMDFEWVDIGKVPDYWTAIRNVLLGKVRQVQIPGKEIKPGVFTGLNVAANWEKVNITGPVYIGGMTRIEDGATIIGPSMIGPSCCICEGATIDNSIIFDYSKIGKGVRLMDKLVFGKYCVGKNGDHFDLQDASLDWLIADSRRSDLTEPSPQQKAMAELLGTDLINIPD, from the coding sequence ATGAAGGCAATGATACTTGCGGCAGGTAAAGGTACACGTGTTCAGCCTATTACTCATGTTATTCCGAAACCGATGATTCCGATTTTACAAAAACCCGTTATGGAGTTTCTCTTGGAACTTTTAAGAGAACATAACTTTAAGGAAATAATGGTAAATGTTTCTCATCTCGCTGAAGAAATTGAAAATTATTTTAGAGATGGGCAAAGATTTGGAGTAGAAATTGCTTATAGTTTTGAGGGAAGAATTGAAGACGGGGAACTAATAGGTGATGCTTTGGGATCTGCAGGAGGATTAAAAAAAATTCAGGATTTTCAAAATTTCTTTGATGAAACTTTTGTTGTGTTATGTGGTGATGCTTTAGTTGATTTAGATTTAACTCAAGCTGTTAAAAAACATAAGCAGAAAGGAGCGATTGCGAGCTTGATAACAAAGAAGGTAACTAAAGATCAAGTATCAAGTTACGGTGTTGTAGTGTCTGATGAAAATGGGAGGATAAAGGCTTTTCAGGAAAAGCCAACAGTTGATCAAGCTTTAAGTGACTCTATAAATACAGGAATTTATCTTTTCGAACCCGAAATTTTTAATTACATACCTTCAGCAGAGAAATTTGATATTGGAGCTGATCTTTTCCCTAAACTTGTTGAAATGGATTTACCATTTTTTGCATTACCAATGGATTTTGAATGGGTAGATATTGGAAAAGTTCCTGATTATTGGACTGCCATCAGAAATGTATTACTAGGTAAGGTAAGACAAGTACAAATACCAGGTAAGGAAATAAAACCCGGAGTTTTTACTGGCTTGAATGTAGCGGCTAACTGGGAAAAGGTTAATATTACCGGGCCGGTTTATATAGGAGGTATGACTAGGATCGAGGATGGAGCAACTATTATTGGCCCTTCCATGATTGGACCAAGTTGTTGCATTTGCGAGGGCGCAACTATAGATAACTCAATTATTTTTGATTATTCTAAAATTGGTAAAGGTGTAAGACTTATGGATAAGTTAGTGTTTGGTAAATATTGTGTTGGGAAAAATGGAGATCATTTTGATTTGCAAGATGCATCTTTAGATTGGTTAATAGCTGATTCAAGAAGATCTGATTTGACTGAGCCATCGCCTCAACAGAAAGCTATGGCAGAATTATTAGGTACTGATTTGATTAATATTCCAGACTAA
- a CDS encoding CYTH domain-containing protein has product MALEIERRFLIKNDNWKEFINKKIYIEQGYLSKSLDGWIIRVRLIGKNSKIALKKHIKGFTNFEFEYSIPRSDAETIMSNLSNTIKKDRFFLEIEKKSWIIDCFKENNYPLEIAEIELSNEEEDLFLPSFISREITGLTHYSNFSLANNPFSQWKDD; this is encoded by the coding sequence ATGGCCTTAGAGATAGAAAGAAGATTTCTTATAAAAAATGATAATTGGAAAGAATTCATAAATAAAAAAATTTATATTGAACAAGGATATTTATCTAAAAGTTTAGATGGTTGGATTATTAGGGTAAGGCTAATAGGCAAAAACTCTAAAATTGCACTTAAGAAACATATCAAGGGCTTTACCAACTTTGAATTTGAGTACTCCATTCCACGAAGTGATGCTGAAACAATAATGTCAAATCTTTCAAATACAATTAAAAAAGATAGATTCTTTCTAGAAATTGAAAAAAAATCTTGGATTATAGATTGCTTTAAAGAAAATAATTATCCACTTGAAATTGCAGAAATTGAACTTTCTAATGAAGAGGAAGATTTATTTCTTCCATCTTTCATTTCAAGAGAAATTACTGGGCTGACCCATTATTCCAATTTCAGTCTCGCTAACAATCCTTTTTCACAGTGGAAAGATGACTAG
- a CDS encoding segregation/condensation protein A, whose amino-acid sequence MLIKFLQDAAGKGELDPWDIDVISVIDSFLEQYTYTFNQSSNSQISYQKDLAETSEAFFAASVLVNLKAEVLEADVFKENSSDFEDEFDLDDQDWIDKEFDVPKYPEKYLRRRSIAQPILKRTTTLGELVSQLESIAEVIETQDLLLMKRKRNKKYSDKALISQVKSLAHREKLPETTKALGKFIDGWEKALQWTDFEYLVKKWQTVVKNDLDKDRLGVFWALLFLSSENKIEIKQINSLYGPIQIKRIIPDGGLAQLPIENLEVSNVSSSAA is encoded by the coding sequence TTGTTGATTAAGTTTCTTCAAGATGCCGCAGGTAAAGGTGAGCTTGATCCATGGGATATTGATGTAATAAGTGTAATTGATAGTTTTTTAGAGCAATACACTTATACTTTTAATCAATCTTCAAATAGTCAAATCTCATATCAGAAGGATTTAGCCGAGACCAGCGAAGCATTTTTTGCGGCTTCCGTACTAGTTAATCTTAAGGCTGAGGTTTTGGAAGCTGATGTTTTTAAAGAGAATTCTTCAGACTTTGAAGATGAATTTGATTTGGATGATCAAGATTGGATAGATAAAGAATTTGACGTCCCAAAATATCCTGAAAAATATCTAAGAAGAAGATCAATTGCCCAACCAATTCTTAAACGTACAACAACGTTGGGAGAACTTGTAAGTCAGTTAGAGTCCATAGCAGAAGTTATAGAAACCCAAGATCTTCTGCTTATGAAGAGAAAAAGAAATAAAAAATATTCTGATAAGGCTTTAATTTCTCAAGTAAAATCTTTAGCACATCGCGAGAAACTTCCAGAAACAACTAAAGCATTGGGGAAATTTATCGACGGATGGGAAAAAGCATTACAATGGACAGACTTTGAATATTTAGTCAAAAAATGGCAAACAGTTGTAAAAAATGACTTAGATAAAGATCGTTTGGGAGTTTTTTGGGCTTTGTTATTTTTATCATCTGAAAACAAAATTGAAATCAAACAAATTAATTCCTTGTATGGTCCAATTCAAATTAAAAGAATAATACCTGATGGTGGCTTAGCTCAACTGCCTATAGAAAATCTTGAGGTAAGTAATGTCTCTTCCTCGGCTGCTTAG
- a CDS encoding NAD(+) kinase: MKLSLVLIVYRSDSSIAQEASQFCEEVLKAKNIKSKIIESDFYKDEIEKYFCNLELRPNIGIVLGGDGTFLKCANALSDYDIPLLSINIGGNLGFLTQEKDFLFDKSFIEILENEEYKIDFRNRLNCKVCINGTSSEKKIIKSYDALNDFYFKSVEGDISPTNQIQIEIDNEKVNEYKGDGLIISTSTGSTAYSMAAGGPIVHPSIDAMIINPICPMSLASRPIVIPNTSKVIIKPVKKSKGGIKLWRDGSKCMTIKENYYCEIIKGQSPCKIIKFKKSTSYYNTLIKKLDWKGDLSQKNFKN, encoded by the coding sequence ATGAAACTTTCATTAGTGCTTATTGTATATCGTTCAGATAGTTCTATTGCTCAAGAGGCTTCTCAATTCTGTGAAGAGGTCCTCAAAGCTAAAAATATAAAATCAAAAATAATTGAAAGTGATTTTTATAAAGATGAAATTGAAAAATATTTTTGCAATTTAGAATTAAGACCAAATATTGGCATAGTTCTTGGTGGAGATGGAACCTTTCTAAAATGTGCAAATGCTTTATCTGATTATGATATTCCATTGTTGAGTATTAATATTGGTGGTAATTTGGGTTTTCTTACGCAAGAAAAAGATTTTTTGTTCGATAAATCTTTTATTGAAATTCTTGAAAACGAAGAATATAAAATTGACTTTCGTAATAGATTAAATTGTAAAGTTTGTATTAATGGGACAAGTTCTGAAAAAAAGATTATAAAAAGCTACGATGCCTTAAATGATTTTTATTTTAAATCTGTTGAAGGAGACATTTCTCCAACCAACCAAATACAAATTGAAATAGATAACGAGAAGGTTAATGAATACAAAGGTGATGGATTAATTATATCTACATCTACTGGTTCGACAGCCTACTCAATGGCCGCAGGGGGGCCAATTGTCCACCCTAGTATTGATGCAATGATAATTAACCCTATATGCCCGATGAGTTTAGCTAGTAGACCAATAGTTATACCTAATACAAGTAAGGTAATCATAAAACCTGTAAAAAAAAGTAAAGGGGGAATTAAATTATGGAGAGACGGTTCAAAATGTATGACCATTAAGGAAAATTATTATTGTGAGATCATAAAAGGTCAATCACCTTGCAAAATAATAAAGTTTAAAAAAAGCACAAGCTACTATAATACCCTAATAAAAAAACTAGATTGGAAAGGTGATTTATCTCAAAAAAATTTCAAAAATTAA
- a CDS encoding LysR family transcriptional regulator, whose translation MPELPFTLDQLRILKAIAAQGSFKKAADLLYVTQPAVSLQIQNLEKQLEITIFDRGGRKALLTEGGRLLLEYCERILNQCDEACKAIEDLNSLKGGTLVIGASQTTGTYLMPRMIGLFRQKYPDVSVQLQVHSTRRTGWSVANGQIDLAIIGGQLPGDLENLLQVIPYATDELALVLPSKHPLSTKKELLKEDLYKLNFVTLDSQSTTRKVVDKLLQDSGLDIQRLKIEMELNSLEAIKNAVQSGLGASFLPVVSIERELSAGTIHKAFVADLEVKRELKLITNPSRYTSRASEVFKKNILPQFASLESPLRHI comes from the coding sequence ATGCCAGAATTACCATTTACACTCGACCAATTAAGAATATTAAAAGCTATAGCAGCGCAAGGAAGCTTTAAAAAAGCAGCAGATCTCTTATATGTAACCCAACCTGCCGTAAGTTTACAAATACAAAATTTAGAAAAACAACTGGAAATCACAATTTTCGACAGAGGTGGTAGGAAGGCTCTATTGACTGAAGGAGGGAGACTATTACTTGAATATTGTGAACGAATTTTGAATCAATGCGACGAAGCTTGCAAAGCTATTGAAGATTTAAATAGCTTAAAAGGTGGCACACTTGTCATTGGAGCGAGCCAAACAACGGGTACCTATTTAATGCCGAGAATGATAGGACTGTTCAGACAAAAATACCCTGATGTATCTGTTCAACTTCAAGTTCATAGTACAAGAAGAACTGGTTGGAGTGTGGCCAATGGACAAATTGACTTAGCCATTATTGGCGGGCAATTACCTGGAGATTTGGAAAATTTGCTACAAGTCATCCCATATGCCACTGATGAATTGGCATTAGTTTTACCATCTAAACATCCACTTTCGACCAAAAAAGAGCTTCTAAAAGAAGACTTATACAAATTAAATTTTGTAACGTTAGACTCACAATCTACAACAAGAAAAGTTGTTGATAAACTTCTTCAAGATTCTGGGCTTGATATTCAAAGATTAAAAATTGAGATGGAACTTAACTCTCTTGAAGCAATCAAGAATGCAGTTCAATCAGGTTTAGGAGCTTCCTTTTTGCCTGTGGTTTCCATTGAAAGAGAATTATCAGCTGGAACAATCCACAAAGCATTCGTAGCTGACTTAGAAGTTAAAAGAGAACTTAAATTAATTACTAATCCGTCAAGATATACGTCAAGAGCATCAGAAGTATTTAAAAAAAATATTCTGCCACAATTTGCTAGTTTAGAAAGCCCTTTAAGGCATATATAA
- a CDS encoding NAD(P)H-quinone oxidoreductase subunit 4, translated as MLGTLGAGLSNFPWLSASILFPIGSAFVIPFFPDKGDGKEVRWFALSIALITFLITVGSYINGFDISNENVQLKENISWLPDLGLTWSVGADGMSMPLILLTSFITALAVLAAWPVKFKPKLFFFLILVMDGGQIAVFAVQDMLLFFLTWELELIPVYLLLAIWGGKNRQYAATKFIIYTAGSSIFILLAALAMGFYGTEIPNFEFSHLAAQDFSQKFQILCYVGLLIAFGVKLPIVPLHTWLPDAHGEATAPVHMLLAGILLKMGGYALLRFNAQLLPVAHAQFAPLLIVLGVVNIIYAALTSFAQRNLKRKIAYSSISHMGFVLIGIGSFSSLGTSGAMLQMVSHGLIGASLFFLVGATYDRTKTLKLDEMSGVGQKMRIMFALWTACSLASLALPGMSGFVSELMVFTGFVTDEVYTLPFRVVMASLAAIGVILTPIYLLSMLREIFFGKENPKLIEERKLIDAEPREVYIIACLLLPIIGIGLYPRLVTESYIASINNLVDRDLTAIKSAAKANIFSGTKKNDILKAPTI; from the coding sequence ATGTTGGGAACTTTGGGCGCTGGATTGTCTAATTTTCCTTGGTTATCTGCTTCAATTTTATTCCCAATTGGTAGTGCATTTGTGATACCTTTTTTTCCAGATAAAGGGGATGGCAAAGAGGTGAGATGGTTTGCATTGTCTATTGCATTAATTACTTTTTTAATAACTGTAGGTTCATACATAAATGGCTTTGATATTAGTAATGAAAATGTTCAACTTAAAGAAAATATTAGTTGGCTCCCTGATTTAGGTCTTACTTGGTCTGTTGGCGCTGATGGTATGTCTATGCCGTTAATATTATTGACTAGTTTTATAACTGCTTTAGCAGTTCTTGCTGCATGGCCAGTAAAGTTCAAACCAAAGTTATTTTTCTTTTTAATATTGGTTATGGATGGTGGGCAAATCGCTGTGTTTGCCGTACAAGATATGCTTTTATTCTTTCTAACTTGGGAACTTGAGTTAATTCCTGTTTATTTATTACTCGCTATATGGGGTGGCAAAAATCGACAATATGCTGCGACAAAATTCATTATCTATACAGCTGGTAGTTCTATCTTTATTCTTCTTGCCGCGTTAGCAATGGGTTTCTATGGTACAGAAATTCCTAACTTTGAGTTTTCTCACTTGGCAGCTCAAGATTTTAGTCAAAAATTCCAAATTTTATGCTATGTAGGGCTTTTAATTGCATTTGGTGTGAAACTTCCAATAGTACCCCTGCATACTTGGCTTCCAGATGCTCATGGAGAGGCTACAGCTCCAGTTCATATGCTTCTAGCGGGAATTTTATTAAAGATGGGAGGATATGCTCTTTTAAGATTTAATGCACAATTATTACCCGTCGCTCATGCTCAATTTGCTCCATTATTGATAGTTCTAGGGGTAGTCAATATCATTTATGCTGCATTAACTTCTTTTGCTCAAAGAAATCTTAAAAGAAAAATTGCATATAGTTCGATAAGTCATATGGGTTTCGTTCTTATTGGAATAGGCAGTTTCAGTAGCCTTGGAACAAGTGGAGCTATGCTGCAAATGGTTAGTCATGGATTAATCGGTGCAAGTTTATTTTTTCTTGTTGGTGCTACCTATGACAGAACAAAAACTCTTAAACTTGATGAAATGAGTGGTGTAGGACAAAAAATGAGAATCATGTTTGCCTTATGGACTGCTTGCTCATTGGCTTCTCTTGCTTTGCCTGGTATGAGCGGATTTGTTTCCGAATTGATGGTTTTTACAGGATTTGTTACTGATGAAGTGTATACTCTTCCTTTTAGGGTAGTGATGGCTTCTTTAGCAGCTATCGGTGTAATACTTACTCCTATTTATCTACTTTCAATGTTACGAGAAATTTTCTTTGGTAAAGAAAATCCTAAATTAATAGAAGAACGAAAACTCATAGATGCAGAGCCAAGGGAAGTTTATATTATTGCCTGTTTACTTTTACCGATTATTGGAATAGGTTTATACCCAAGATTAGTTACTGAAAGTTATATTGCATCTATCAATAATTTAGTCGATAGAGATTTAACTGCCATTAAAAGTGCTGCTAAAGCAAATATTTTTTCAGGAACTAAAAAAAATGATATCCTAAAAGCTCCAACAATATAA
- a CDS encoding NnrU family protein → METHKTSLIILILILIFAVIHSGGAALRIKAESIMGPRLWRLCFVFLSLPSAIILISYFLAHRYDGIRLWNLQGNNFVFMVVWVLTAISFLFLYPATYNLLEIPSVLKPKVRIYGTGIMRITRHPQAFGQIIWCFAHTLWIGTSFTLVTSIGLVLHHLFAIWHGDKRLAYRFGEEFENFKKNTSIIPFLAIFEGRQEFKIKEFFRLSQVGILIAIGVLWWSHQYINIAVKTFNSSFLSEFFN, encoded by the coding sequence ATGGAGACTCATAAAACTTCGCTTATCATTTTAATTTTAATTTTGATTTTTGCGGTTATTCATAGTGGCGGAGCTGCTTTAAGAATCAAAGCAGAATCTATTATGGGTCCAAGATTATGGCGGTTATGTTTTGTTTTTCTAAGTTTGCCATCTGCAATTATCTTGATTAGTTATTTTTTGGCTCATAGATATGACGGAATCAGATTATGGAATTTACAGGGCAATAATTTTGTTTTTATGGTCGTTTGGGTCTTAACTGCAATAAGTTTTTTATTTTTATATCCCGCTACTTACAATTTGCTAGAAATTCCATCCGTTTTAAAACCTAAAGTACGAATCTATGGAACTGGGATAATGCGAATCACAAGACATCCACAAGCATTTGGTCAGATAATTTGGTGTTTTGCACATACTTTATGGATTGGCACATCATTCACATTAGTAACTTCTATTGGCTTAGTTTTGCATCACCTTTTTGCAATCTGGCATGGCGATAAGAGATTAGCATATAGATTTGGAGAAGAATTTGAAAATTTTAAAAAAAATACTTCCATAATTCCTTTCTTGGCGATATTTGAGGGGAGGCAAGAATTTAAGATTAAAGAATTTTTTAGGTTATCTCAAGTTGGCATATTAATTGCAATAGGCGTACTTTGGTGGTCTCATCAATATATAAATATTGCTGTTAAAACATTTAATTCATCATTTTTGTCTGAATTTTTCAATTGA
- a CDS encoding DUF3172 domain-containing protein — protein sequence MNRSFSNRRPRRGSNRSYYSPNPRDIDPYGQRNNRLPASSEQKINFSTGTIAVLAGVLILGVGIGSAITSTTDGGQGNIASQQQLDMAVPDPEFCRQWGASAFVIDVEMYTTLNPSTSFVTQPALQPGCVIRRENWTVLQKQGAISNEDVRECKQRMNTFAYIGSIRDKPIVKCVYQTDVNENKFIIKGDGQAEDGGVGINKEAIQF from the coding sequence GTGAATAGATCATTCTCAAATAGAAGGCCAAGAAGAGGCTCAAATAGAAGTTATTATTCACCAAATCCAAGGGACATTGATCCGTATGGTCAAAGAAATAATAGATTGCCTGCTTCTTCTGAACAAAAGATCAATTTTAGTACAGGAACCATAGCAGTCCTTGCTGGAGTATTAATTTTAGGAGTTGGTATCGGGAGCGCTATTACCAGCACAACTGATGGCGGGCAGGGAAATATAGCAAGTCAACAACAATTAGATATGGCTGTTCCAGATCCTGAATTTTGCAGACAATGGGGTGCTAGTGCTTTTGTAATTGATGTTGAAATGTATACGACTCTAAATCCATCTACGAGTTTTGTAACGCAACCAGCTCTTCAGCCGGGTTGTGTTATTAGAAGAGAGAATTGGACAGTTTTACAAAAACAGGGTGCAATTAGTAATGAAGATGTAAGAGAATGTAAGCAAAGGATGAATACTTTTGCTTATATTGGTTCTATCAGAGATAAGCCAATAGTTAAGTGCGTTTATCAGACTGATGTAAATGAAAATAAATTTATAATAAAAGGCGATGGACAAGCCGAAGACGGAGGAGTAGGTATTAATAAAGAAGCAATTCAGTTTTGA
- a CDS encoding NAD(P)H-quinone oxidoreductase subunit 5, with protein MPQASEIAWLIPVFPLIGAVLSGLGLISINKKINNSREIVSVGLISFVGISAVISYKALIEQVNGYQSVEKLFVWANAGDFTIPMGFVLDPLGSVMLALVTTITLLVMIYSHGYMAHDKGYVRFFTYLALFSSSMMGLIVSPNLLEIYVFWELVGMCSYLLVGFWYDRDGAAHAAQKAFVVNRVGDFGLLLGILGLFWATNSFDFNEIATGISQSISDHSIPIWAALLLCFLVFLGPMAKSAQFPLHVWLPDAMEGPTPISALIHAATMVAAGIFLVARLQPLYSIFPSIQFIIALVGTITCFLGASIALTQMDLKKGLAYSTVSQLGYMMLAMGCGAPVAGIFHLVTHACFKAMLFLGSGSVIHAMEEVVGHQPVLAQDMRLMGGLRKKMPYTSTTFLIGCVAISGIPPLAGFWSKDEILGNAFISFPAFWFVGLLTAGMTAFYMFRLYFLTFEGDFRGDNKELQKQLLIASKTNLDEENEEEHEEHGSIHESPWSMTFPLVFLAVPSVIIGFMGLPWDSKIANLLDPEEAETAAKAFEFKEFLPLAIASVLIASAGIIIAYQAYFVKKINLSVLFAEKFPSINRFLSNKWYLDDINEKLFVKGSRKLAKEVLEVDSKVVDGVVNLTGLVTLGSGEGLKYFETGRAQFYALIVFGGVILLVAIFGFQSP; from the coding sequence ATGCCACAAGCTTCAGAAATTGCCTGGTTAATCCCCGTTTTTCCACTAATTGGAGCAGTGCTTTCTGGCTTAGGACTAATAAGCATTAACAAGAAAATTAATAATTCAAGAGAAATAGTTTCTGTAGGTCTGATTTCTTTCGTTGGGATTTCTGCGGTAATTAGTTATAAAGCTTTAATTGAACAAGTTAATGGTTATCAATCAGTAGAAAAATTATTTGTATGGGCCAATGCAGGGGATTTTACAATTCCAATGGGATTTGTCCTTGATCCTTTGGGGAGTGTAATGCTTGCGTTAGTAACTACAATAACTTTGCTGGTAATGATTTACTCTCATGGTTACATGGCGCATGACAAAGGATATGTCAGATTTTTTACATATTTAGCATTATTTAGTAGTTCAATGATGGGATTGATAGTTAGTCCGAATTTATTAGAAATTTATGTTTTTTGGGAATTGGTTGGGATGTGTTCTTACTTATTAGTTGGTTTTTGGTACGACAGGGATGGCGCTGCACACGCTGCACAAAAAGCATTTGTTGTTAATAGAGTGGGAGATTTTGGTTTATTACTAGGAATTCTTGGCCTATTTTGGGCTACAAATAGTTTTGATTTTAATGAAATAGCTACTGGAATTTCTCAATCGATATCTGACCATTCGATACCTATTTGGGCTGCTTTATTACTTTGTTTTTTAGTTTTTTTAGGGCCAATGGCTAAATCCGCTCAGTTTCCTCTTCATGTGTGGTTGCCTGATGCGATGGAAGGTCCTACACCCATTTCTGCACTTATCCATGCTGCAACAATGGTTGCAGCAGGAATCTTTCTTGTAGCAAGACTTCAACCTTTGTATTCAATATTCCCCTCTATTCAGTTCATTATTGCTTTAGTTGGTACCATTACTTGTTTTTTAGGAGCCTCTATAGCTTTGACACAAATGGATTTAAAAAAAGGTTTAGCATATAGCACAGTTTCTCAGCTTGGGTATATGATGCTCGCAATGGGTTGTGGAGCACCAGTTGCAGGAATTTTTCATTTAGTAACTCATGCTTGCTTTAAAGCAATGCTATTTTTGGGATCTGGTTCAGTAATACATGCTATGGAAGAAGTAGTTGGTCATCAGCCTGTATTAGCTCAAGATATGAGATTAATGGGCGGTTTAAGAAAAAAAATGCCATACACATCAACAACATTTTTAATAGGTTGTGTAGCAATTAGTGGAATTCCCCCACTGGCAGGTTTTTGGAGTAAAGACGAGATACTCGGAAATGCTTTTATATCATTTCCAGCTTTTTGGTTCGTAGGACTTTTAACAGCTGGTATGACTGCTTTTTATATGTTTAGGCTTTATTTCTTGACATTTGAAGGAGATTTCAGAGGGGATAATAAAGAATTGCAAAAACAGCTTCTAATAGCCTCTAAAACAAACCTAGATGAAGAAAATGAAGAAGAGCATGAAGAACATGGCTCTATCCATGAGTCACCCTGGTCAATGACATTTCCCTTAGTATTTCTAGCTGTACCGTCGGTAATAATTGGTTTTATGGGACTTCCATGGGATAGCAAAATTGCAAATTTACTAGATCCTGAAGAAGCAGAGACTGCTGCAAAAGCCTTCGAATTTAAAGAATTTTTGCCTTTAGCAATTGCCTCGGTACTTATCGCATCAGCTGGCATCATTATTGCTTATCAGGCATATTTTGTGAAAAAAATTAATTTATCAGTTTTATTTGCCGAAAAGTTTCCTAGCATTAATCGATTTTTATCCAACAAATGGTATCTAGATGATATTAATGAAAAACTTTTTGTTAAGGGTAGTAGGAAACTTGCTAAAGAAGTTTTAGAGGTTGATTCTAAGGTTGTTGATGGCGTCGTTAATCTTACTGGACTTGTAACTTTAGGAAGTGGAGAAGGTTTAAAATATTTTGAGACTGGTAGGGCTCAATTTTATGCGCTTATTGTTTTTGGAGGAGTCATTTTACTAGTTGCTATATTTGGTTTTCAATCTCCTTAA